One stretch of bacterium DNA includes these proteins:
- the sufB gene encoding Fe-S cluster assembly protein SufB, whose amino-acid sequence MAGANPELEKLAKQDYKYGFVTDIEEDRVAPGLTEDVVRLISSKKNEPEWLLEYRLKAFRRFREMLEEEDAHPEWAKVSYPKIDYDDIVYYSAPKQQKKIESLDDLDPELRETYDKLGISLLEQKRLNGIAVDAVFDSVSVATTFKAELEKHGIIFCSFSEAVADHPDLVKKYLGSVVPYSDNFFACLNAAVFSDGSFAYIPKGVRCPMELSTYFRINAAGTGQFERTLLIADDDAYVSYLEGCTAPQRDENQLHAAVVELVALDRAEIKYSTVQNWYPGDKDGKGGIYNFVTKRGACRGYKSKISWTQVETGSAITWKYPSCLLIGDESVGEFYSVAMTNNRQQADTGTKMIHIGKNTSSTIISKGISAGHGDQSYRGLVRMGPKAYGARNYSQCDSLLMGDKCGAHTFPYLEASNPTATVEHEATTSKISDDQLFFCRQRGISEEDAISMIVNGFCKEVLRELPMEFAVEAQNLLSVSLEGAVG is encoded by the coding sequence ATGGCCGGTGCCAACCCCGAACTCGAGAAGCTCGCGAAGCAGGACTACAAGTACGGCTTCGTCACCGACATCGAAGAGGACCGCGTCGCACCCGGCCTGACCGAGGACGTCGTCCGGTTGATCTCTTCGAAGAAGAACGAGCCCGAGTGGCTGCTCGAGTACCGCCTGAAGGCGTTCCGCCGCTTCCGCGAGATGCTCGAAGAGGAAGACGCCCATCCGGAGTGGGCGAAGGTCTCGTATCCGAAGATCGACTACGACGACATCGTCTACTACTCGGCTCCCAAGCAGCAGAAGAAGATCGAGAGCCTCGACGATCTCGACCCCGAGCTCCGCGAGACCTACGACAAGCTCGGCATCTCGCTGCTCGAGCAGAAGCGCCTGAACGGAATCGCCGTCGATGCCGTGTTCGACAGCGTCTCGGTCGCGACCACCTTCAAGGCCGAGCTCGAGAAGCACGGGATCATCTTCTGCTCCTTCTCCGAAGCGGTCGCGGACCACCCGGACCTCGTCAAGAAGTACCTCGGCAGCGTCGTTCCCTACTCGGACAACTTCTTCGCCTGCCTGAACGCGGCGGTCTTCAGTGACGGCTCCTTCGCCTACATCCCGAAGGGCGTGCGTTGTCCGATGGAGCTGTCGACCTATTTCCGGATCAACGCCGCGGGCACGGGACAGTTCGAACGGACGCTGCTCATCGCCGACGACGACGCCTACGTCTCCTACCTCGAGGGCTGCACCGCGCCCCAGCGCGACGAAAACCAGCTCCACGCCGCCGTCGTCGAGCTCGTCGCCCTCGATCGCGCCGAGATCAAGTACTCGACGGTCCAGAACTGGTACCCCGGCGACAAGGACGGGAAGGGCGGGATCTACAACTTCGTGACCAAGCGCGGCGCGTGCCGCGGCTACAAGTCGAAGATCTCCTGGACCCAGGTCGAGACCGGCTCCGCGATCACCTGGAAGTACCCGTCCTGCCTGCTGATCGGCGACGAGTCCGTCGGCGAGTTCTATTCGGTCGCCATGACCAACAACCGGCAGCAGGCCGACACCGGCACGAAGATGATCCACATCGGGAAGAACACCTCGAGCACGATCATCTCGAAGGGCATCTCCGCCGGGCACGGCGACCAGAGCTACCGCGGTCTCGTGCGCATGGGCCCGAAGGCGTACGGCGCGCGGAACTACAGCCAGTGCGACTCGCTGCTCATGGGCGACAAGTGCGGCGCGCACACGTTCCCTTATCTCGAAGCGAGCAACCCCACGGCGACGGTCGAGCACGAAGCCACGACCTCGAAGATCAGCGACGACCAGCTCTTCTTCTGCCGCCAGCGCGGCATCAGCGAAGAGGACGCGATCTCGATGATCGTGAACGGCTTCTGCAAGGAAGTCCTGCGGGAGCTCCCGATGGAATTCGCCGTCGAAGCCCAGAACCTGCTCTCCGTCAGCCTGGAGGGCGCGGTCGGCTAG
- a CDS encoding SUF system Fe-S cluster assembly protein — MQVRDRIIAVLKTVYDPEIPVDIYELGLVYGVEVTDDGEAHVTMTLTTPMCPVAETLPVEVEDKVRNVIGVKDVSLDLVWDPPWSVDMMSDAARLELNMM, encoded by the coding sequence ATGCAGGTGCGCGATCGGATCATCGCCGTCCTCAAGACCGTCTACGACCCGGAGATCCCCGTCGACATCTACGAGCTCGGCCTCGTCTACGGCGTCGAGGTGACCGACGACGGTGAGGCACACGTGACGATGACGCTCACGACGCCGATGTGCCCCGTCGCCGAGACGCTGCCCGTCGAAGTCGAGGACAAGGTGCGGAACGTGATCGGCGTGAAGGACGTCTCGCTCGACCTCGTCTGGGATCCGCCGTGGAGCGTCGACATGATGTCCGACGCGGCGCGCCTCGAACTCAACATGATGTAG
- a CDS encoding NAD(P)H-binding protein: MEILDEPLRSIVVTGANGQLGRVLLTRLADQGHEGVRALVRSERAKATIEGWSLVPAPEIRIVDYTSPKDMEQSLTGADAVVHLVGIIKEMPGTRYVEAHEQTCHALALAANRSGVSRIVYLSILGSAPDSTNDCLASKGRAGALLLDDRVATTVLRVPMVLGGDDPASASLRRQAQAKSLRLVDGGRTLQQPIDARDVVTAILAACVVAPGRDLALDAGGPECLSHRMLVLRAARLYDNEPKISSLPGWLARVGVGLLDRFLKNPPVSRAMFDILQHDDRVDPDAFCEALGIELTPLDRTLADHVGPPRDGARTEAEEA; the protein is encoded by the coding sequence GTGGAGATCCTCGACGAGCCCCTCCGATCGATCGTCGTCACCGGCGCCAACGGCCAGCTCGGTCGCGTCCTGCTCACGCGCCTGGCGGACCAGGGACACGAGGGCGTGCGGGCCCTCGTTCGTTCCGAGCGCGCGAAGGCCACGATCGAGGGCTGGAGCCTCGTGCCCGCGCCCGAGATCCGGATCGTCGACTACACCAGCCCGAAGGACATGGAACAGTCCCTCACGGGCGCGGACGCCGTCGTCCATCTGGTCGGCATCATCAAGGAGATGCCTGGGACCCGCTACGTCGAGGCCCATGAGCAGACCTGTCATGCTCTCGCGCTGGCCGCGAACCGCTCGGGCGTCAGCCGGATCGTCTACCTCTCGATCCTCGGCAGCGCCCCCGACTCGACCAACGACTGCCTCGCCTCCAAGGGACGCGCCGGGGCCCTGCTCCTCGACGATCGCGTGGCGACGACGGTGCTCCGGGTACCGATGGTCCTCGGCGGCGACGACCCCGCTTCGGCCTCGCTCCGCCGCCAGGCACAGGCGAAGAGCCTGCGCCTCGTCGACGGCGGCCGGACGCTCCAGCAGCCGATCGACGCGCGGGACGTCGTGACGGCGATCCTCGCCGCGTGCGTCGTCGCGCCCGGGCGCGATCTGGCCCTCGACGCCGGCGGTCCCGAGTGCCTTTCCCACCGGATGCTCGTCCTGCGAGCCGCACGGCTCTACGACAACGAGCCGAAGATCTCCTCTCTGCCTGGCTGGCTCGCGCGCGTTGGCGTCGGGCTGCTCGACCGGTTCCTGAAGAACCCGCCAGTGAGCCGCGCGATGTTCGACATCCTCCAGCACGACGATCGCGTCGACCCCGACGCGTTCTGCGAGGCACTCGGCATCGAGTTGACCCCGCTCGACCGGACCCTGGCCGACCACGTCGGACCGCCGCGCGACGGCGCGAGAACGGAAGCCGAGGAAGCATGA
- a CDS encoding SUF system NifU family Fe-S cluster assembly protein — protein sequence MDDLRELYQATILGHNKKPRNFRVIEDASHEADGHNPLCGDQLTLYAQVASDGTLEDVSFQGSGCAISRASASLMTDHVKGKSLEAIDADFDRFHDLVTSSPSEEANTDGLGKLAVFAGVREYPMRVKCATLAWHALKAALDGEASAKTE from the coding sequence ATGGACGATCTCCGAGAGCTCTACCAGGCGACGATCCTGGGACACAACAAGAAGCCGCGGAACTTCCGCGTGATCGAGGACGCGAGCCACGAAGCGGACGGGCACAACCCGCTCTGCGGCGACCAGCTGACGCTCTACGCGCAGGTCGCGAGCGACGGCACCCTCGAGGACGTGTCCTTCCAGGGTTCCGGTTGTGCGATCTCCAGGGCGTCGGCCTCGCTCATGACCGATCACGTGAAGGGCAAGTCCCTCGAAGCGATCGACGCCGACTTCGATCGCTTCCACGACCTCGTGACGTCGAGTCCGAGCGAAGAGGCGAACACCGACGGACTCGGCAAGCTCGCCGTCTTCGCCGGCGTGCGCGAGTACCCGATGCGGGTCAAATGCGCGACGTTGGCCTGGCACGCGCTCAAGGCTGCGCTCGACGGCGAGGCCTCGGCGAAGACCGAGTAG
- a CDS encoding long-chain fatty acid--CoA ligase — MSAFVGDSANPDRAARGEIERELLEWMAESTPPLDLARFERLALSLFRFQFEACPPYARLCDSLDRTPDAVKRVEDIPPVPTGAFKEFPLRCFPEAETVKIFRTSGTSVDRRGELHLDSLALYEASLLASLRRSFLHDLQGAAPEMRFLAPSPAEAPDSSLTHMFETLRRAEGGPESGYDLHEGRLDLASLQAAAERARREDRPLVVAGTSFAFVHLLDEPLAADRDRWRLPPGSRVMETGGFKGRSRTVPRDVLRHQIAGLFGLDERSVVNQYGMTELGSQFYDSTLVDPDGPRRKEAPPWTRVRFVDPESGRDVATGEVGMIVIHDLANTGSVAAIQTADLGRAIRDEAGDLIGFDVLGREEGAEARGCSIATDVMLEAAGEVSSP; from the coding sequence GTGAGCGCGTTCGTGGGCGACTCCGCGAATCCCGATCGCGCGGCGCGCGGCGAGATCGAACGCGAGCTCCTCGAGTGGATGGCGGAATCGACGCCTCCGCTCGATCTCGCCCGTTTCGAGCGCCTCGCCCTCTCGCTCTTCCGATTCCAGTTCGAAGCCTGCCCGCCCTACGCACGTCTGTGTGACTCGCTCGACCGCACCCCCGACGCAGTGAAACGCGTCGAGGACATCCCCCCCGTCCCGACCGGCGCCTTCAAGGAGTTCCCGCTCCGCTGCTTCCCGGAGGCGGAGACCGTGAAGATCTTTCGGACGAGCGGGACGAGCGTCGATCGGAGGGGGGAGCTCCACCTCGACTCGCTCGCGCTCTACGAGGCCTCGCTCCTCGCGAGCCTGCGCCGCTCCTTCCTGCACGACCTCCAGGGCGCGGCCCCCGAAATGCGTTTCCTCGCACCGAGTCCTGCAGAGGCGCCGGACTCGTCGCTCACCCACATGTTCGAAACGCTTCGCCGCGCCGAAGGCGGGCCGGAGAGCGGCTACGACCTGCACGAGGGTCGTCTCGACCTCGCTTCCCTCCAGGCCGCCGCGGAACGCGCGCGGCGCGAAGACCGCCCCCTCGTGGTCGCGGGGACGAGCTTCGCTTTCGTGCACCTGCTCGACGAACCGCTGGCGGCGGACCGCGATCGCTGGCGGCTGCCCCCTGGCTCGCGGGTCATGGAGACCGGCGGCTTCAAGGGACGCAGCCGAACCGTGCCCCGTGACGTGCTGCGTCACCAGATCGCCGGGCTCTTCGGCCTCGACGAGCGCTCGGTCGTCAACCAGTACGGGATGACCGAGCTCGGTAGTCAGTTCTACGACTCGACCCTCGTCGATCCCGACGGACCCCGCCGCAAGGAAGCGCCACCCTGGACGCGCGTCCGTTTCGTCGATCCGGAGAGCGGGCGCGACGTCGCGACGGGCGAAGTCGGCATGATCGTGATCCACGACCTGGCGAATACCGGCAGCGTCGCCGCGATCCAGACGGCGGATCTCGGCCGTGCGATCCGAGACGAGGCTGGAGACCTGATCGGCTTCGACGTACTCGGCCGGGAGGAGGGCGCCGAGGCACGGGGCTGCTCGATCGCGACGGACGTGATGCTCGAAGCGGCGGGCGAGGTGTCTTCGCCGTGA
- a CDS encoding CDP-alcohol phosphatidyltransferase family protein has protein sequence MSVVAGRLLTWSNALTLSRLVSAPVFFCALVGGASGLALVLFWVAVVTDMADGRLARARGETSNLGGLLDHATDASFVSLGLVALAQAGQVPVALPILVAAAFLQYMLDSKSLSGRALRASSVGRWNGILYFVPLGIVATRNGLGLDWPADPLILVVGWALVASTTISMADRAWTLLGSRREDADPS, from the coding sequence ATGAGCGTCGTGGCGGGTCGACTGCTCACCTGGTCGAACGCGCTCACCCTCTCGCGTCTCGTCTCGGCGCCCGTCTTCTTCTGCGCGCTCGTGGGGGGCGCGAGCGGCCTGGCGCTGGTCCTCTTCTGGGTGGCCGTCGTGACCGACATGGCCGACGGGCGACTGGCGCGCGCCCGCGGCGAGACCTCCAACCTCGGTGGCCTCCTCGATCACGCGACGGACGCCAGCTTCGTGAGCCTGGGTCTCGTCGCGCTCGCGCAGGCGGGGCAGGTTCCCGTCGCGCTGCCGATCCTCGTGGCGGCCGCGTTCCTGCAGTACATGCTGGACTCGAAGAGTCTCTCGGGCCGCGCGCTCCGGGCGAGCTCCGTCGGTCGCTGGAACGGGATCCTCTACTTCGTCCCGCTCGGAATCGTCGCGACGCGGAACGGGCTCGGGCTCGATTGGCCGGCGGACCCGCTGATCCTCGTCGTGGGCTGGGCACTCGTCGCCTCGACCACGATCTCGATGGCGGATCGAGCCTGGACGCTGCTCGGGAGCCGTCGCGAGGACGCCGACCCGAGCTGA
- a CDS encoding MFS transporter, with translation MPSIHEAQPLHETQPFHEAQPLRGTVLSVASFLAFGALLVLYGANASELIETLGLDYEEFGRVGAMLSLGLGVGIIVAGPLVDRLPRRPLFLAACGLVLVATTTLGPDSSYGALLAHTVAIGFGAGFYETVLNALIVEDLGPRAPRRLIFVHAAATAAASATPLLFEFLRGLSPLSWYDTFRMAGMLHAFLILGALFVPMGAPRALANEAETTNHPASTRRDDRRTLYAVCLACFAYVGVEAAATLFVADHATSVLGLGEERAARTISAFWGGLLVGRLAIGLSPRPIGGGAIAALAAVAAGVFVLFGQGWISSPELAMAVIGFFLGGVFPVMIGLAGIALPSSPGLAVGLAGGLGSLGGFIVPWVTGVIAQSTSLSFGLMTQGGWLALLVVGAVVAQRRLQAT, from the coding sequence GTGCCGTCGATTCACGAGGCGCAACCGCTTCACGAGACGCAGCCTTTTCACGAGGCGCAGCCGCTTCGAGGCACGGTCCTCTCCGTCGCGAGCTTCCTCGCCTTCGGCGCCCTCCTCGTCCTCTACGGCGCGAACGCCAGCGAGCTGATCGAGACCCTCGGACTCGACTACGAGGAGTTCGGCCGCGTGGGCGCCATGCTCTCGCTCGGTCTCGGCGTCGGGATCATCGTCGCCGGCCCCCTCGTCGACCGCCTGCCGCGCCGTCCGCTCTTCCTCGCCGCCTGCGGCCTCGTCCTCGTCGCGACCACGACCCTCGGTCCCGACAGCAGCTACGGCGCCCTCCTCGCGCACACGGTCGCGATCGGCTTCGGCGCCGGGTTCTACGAGACGGTGCTGAACGCGTTGATCGTCGAAGACCTCGGTCCGCGCGCGCCGCGCCGACTCATCTTCGTCCACGCGGCCGCAACCGCAGCCGCCTCGGCCACCCCGCTGCTCTTCGAGTTCCTTCGCGGGCTGTCGCCGCTCTCCTGGTACGACACGTTCCGCATGGCGGGCATGCTGCACGCGTTCCTGATCCTGGGCGCGCTCTTCGTCCCGATGGGCGCGCCGCGGGCCCTCGCGAACGAGGCGGAGACCACGAACCACCCCGCTTCGACCCGGCGCGACGACCGGCGGACACTCTACGCAGTCTGTCTGGCCTGCTTCGCCTACGTCGGCGTCGAAGCCGCCGCCACGCTCTTCGTCGCCGACCATGCGACTTCGGTCCTGGGGCTCGGCGAGGAGCGAGCCGCCCGGACCATCAGCGCCTTCTGGGGTGGCCTCCTCGTTGGTCGCCTCGCGATCGGCCTCTCTCCGCGACCGATCGGGGGCGGCGCGATCGCCGCGCTCGCCGCCGTCGCCGCGGGGGTCTTCGTCCTCTTCGGGCAGGGATGGATCAGCTCGCCGGAGCTGGCCATGGCCGTCATCGGCTTCTTCCTGGGTGGCGTATTCCCCGTGATGATCGGCCTCGCCGGAATCGCTCTTCCCTCCTCGCCGGGCCTCGCGGTCGGCCTCGCCGGCGGCCTCGGATCGCTCGGCGGGTTCATCGTCCCCTGGGTCACCGGCGTGATCGCGCAGTCCACGAGCCTCTCGTTCGGCCTGATGACGCAAGGCGGCTGGCTCGCGCTGCTCGTCGTCGGCGCCGTCGTTGCCCAACGGCGCCTCCAGGCGACCTAG
- a CDS encoding cysteine desulfurase: MSFDVQKIRRDFPILGTEMRGKPLAYLDTGASAQKPKAVIDAMSDFYSSRYANIHRGVYQLSADATRDYEAVRGKVARFIGASDEREVVFVRNATEAINLVARSWGEENIAEGDEIVLTWMEHHANIVPWQMLAERKGARIRVAEIDDDGVLDVNHLLSLLGPRTKLLAFTHVSNALGTINPVAELVRIAKERGITTLVDGAQAVPHQPVDVDGLGADFYAFSGHKVFGPSGAGVLHGRHALLEAMPPFLGGGDMIEIVSFDGTTFAPVPQKFEAGTPDIASVIGFGAAIDYLEGIGMDAIAAYEHELLEYATQGLETVPGLRIVGRAKEKAAVLSFVLEDAHPHDIGTCLDGEGVAIRAGHHCAQPLMKRMGVPATARASLAFYNDREDIDRLVDALEKTAELFS, from the coding sequence ATGAGCTTCGACGTCCAGAAGATCCGACGCGACTTCCCGATCCTGGGAACCGAGATGCGAGGGAAGCCGCTCGCCTATCTCGACACCGGTGCGAGCGCCCAGAAGCCGAAGGCGGTCATCGACGCGATGTCCGACTTCTATTCGTCGCGCTACGCGAACATCCATCGCGGCGTCTACCAGCTCTCCGCCGACGCGACCCGCGACTACGAAGCGGTCCGCGGCAAGGTCGCGCGCTTCATCGGCGCGAGCGACGAGCGGGAGGTCGTCTTCGTCCGGAACGCGACCGAGGCGATCAACCTGGTCGCCCGGAGCTGGGGCGAAGAGAACATCGCCGAGGGCGACGAGATCGTTCTCACCTGGATGGAGCACCACGCGAACATCGTTCCCTGGCAGATGCTGGCGGAACGCAAGGGCGCCAGGATTCGCGTCGCCGAGATCGACGACGACGGGGTGCTCGACGTGAATCACCTGCTCAGCCTGCTCGGCCCACGCACGAAGCTGCTCGCTTTCACCCACGTCTCGAACGCCCTCGGCACGATCAACCCGGTCGCCGAGCTCGTCCGGATCGCGAAGGAGCGCGGGATCACGACCCTGGTCGACGGGGCGCAGGCGGTGCCCCACCAGCCGGTCGACGTCGACGGCCTGGGTGCGGATTTCTACGCCTTCTCGGGCCACAAGGTATTCGGGCCCAGCGGTGCCGGCGTGCTGCACGGACGACACGCGCTGCTCGAGGCGATGCCGCCGTTCCTGGGTGGCGGTGACATGATCGAGATCGTGTCCTTCGACGGCACGACCTTCGCGCCGGTCCCGCAGAAATTCGAAGCGGGCACACCGGACATCGCTTCCGTGATCGGCTTCGGCGCCGCGATCGACTACCTCGAAGGAATCGGCATGGACGCGATCGCGGCCTACGAACACGAGCTGCTCGAGTACGCGACCCAGGGGCTCGAGACCGTGCCCGGCCTGCGGATCGTCGGACGCGCCAAGGAGAAGGCCGCCGTGCTGTCCTTCGTCCTCGAAGACGCGCACCCGCACGACATCGGAACCTGCCTCGATGGCGAGGGCGTCGCGATCCGCGCGGGTCATCACTGTGCGCAGCCACTGATGAAGCGAATGGGCGTGCCGGCGACGGCGCGCGCCAGCCTGGCGTTCTACAACGACCGCGAGGACATCGATCGGCTGGTCGATGCCCTCGAGAAGACCGCGGAACTGTTTTCGTAG
- a CDS encoding SUF system Fe-S cluster assembly regulator, producing MFKLSKTTDYGIVLMAQLASEPSPVPQNARELAATSALPVPMVSKILKALAKEGLLSSQRGSKGGYALSRDPEDVPVAEMIRVLEGPLALTECAAGPSICSHESACVVREPWQQINRVVERALEGVSLADLVRGQTAGVESATATLQIDRSPRTDSTPLER from the coding sequence TTGTTCAAGCTCAGCAAGACGACCGACTACGGAATCGTGCTGATGGCGCAGCTCGCGAGCGAACCGTCGCCCGTGCCCCAGAACGCGCGTGAGCTCGCGGCGACGTCTGCTCTGCCGGTGCCGATGGTGAGCAAGATCCTCAAGGCGCTCGCCAAGGAAGGACTGCTCTCGTCCCAGCGCGGCTCCAAGGGCGGCTACGCGCTGTCGCGCGACCCCGAAGACGTCCCGGTGGCCGAGATGATTCGCGTCCTCGAAGGCCCCCTGGCGCTGACCGAATGCGCGGCCGGACCTTCGATCTGCTCCCACGAGAGCGCCTGCGTGGTCCGCGAGCCCTGGCAGCAGATCAATCGCGTCGTCGAGCGCGCGCTCGAAGGCGTCTCTCTCGCCGATCTCGTTCGCGGACAGACCGCGGGCGTAGAGAGCGCGACCGCGACGCTCCAGATCGACCGATCTCCCCGAACCGATTCGACGCCACTCGAACGTTAG
- a CDS encoding helix-turn-helix domain-containing protein translates to MFDTSRALADMANQIRTCRSADGLTLQQLATRSGVAASTIHKVEARQMVPTVSVLLKIAKGLGCRPEELIRDRFEDETAENVQETLPNGRSENGAMAGGPPTLPPQDVRPTSPEARPAFGVWKLDLSRERALPTLDLAPQQRAIVLVEDGAVDLRTGDRSVRMDAGDCIEVEGGRIEPGAELVSTARVTLIVSPPGDLAARLGRGLS, encoded by the coding sequence ATGTTCGATACCAGCCGCGCACTCGCGGACATGGCGAACCAGATCAGGACCTGTCGATCCGCCGACGGCCTGACTCTCCAGCAGCTCGCGACACGAAGCGGTGTCGCTGCGAGCACGATCCACAAGGTCGAAGCGCGCCAGATGGTGCCGACGGTCTCGGTGCTGCTGAAGATCGCGAAGGGTCTCGGTTGCAGGCCCGAGGAATTGATCCGAGATCGGTTCGAAGACGAAACGGCCGAGAACGTGCAGGAGACGCTCCCGAACGGCCGATCCGAGAACGGCGCGATGGCCGGCGGTCCACCGACGCTCCCGCCACAGGATGTTAGGCCGACGTCTCCCGAGGCCCGCCCGGCGTTCGGCGTCTGGAAGCTCGACCTCTCGCGCGAGCGCGCCCTGCCGACCCTCGACCTCGCGCCGCAGCAGCGCGCGATCGTGCTCGTCGAGGACGGTGCCGTGGATCTCCGGACCGGGGACCGCAGCGTGCGAATGGACGCCGGCGATTGCATCGAGGTCGAAGGGGGCCGGATCGAGCCCGGCGCCGAGCTCGTCAGCACCGCGCGGGTGACGCTGATCGTGTCGCCTCCGGGCGATCTCGCGGCGCGCCTCGGGCGGGGCCTTTCCTAG
- the sufC gene encoding Fe-S cluster assembly ATPase SufC, whose amino-acid sequence MSEAPLVSIKNLHANAGDTPILQGIDLELRAGEVHAIMGPNGSGKSTLSNVLVGKPGYEVTQGEVSFQGEDLIDMDPEIRARAGVFLAFQYPVEIPGVANNYFLRTAVNAVREHRGQDELDAIDFLTLLKEKMKLVEMPDDMMSRAINEGFSGGEKKRNEILQMLLLEPSFCILDETDSGLDIDALRIVANGVNQMRSPDRAMLLITHYQRLLDYIVPDYVHVLSGGRIVKSGDKSLALELEEKGYGWIERVAEEGAA is encoded by the coding sequence ATGTCCGAAGCACCCCTCGTCTCGATCAAGAACCTCCACGCCAACGCCGGCGACACGCCGATCCTGCAAGGGATCGACCTCGAGCTCCGCGCGGGCGAAGTCCACGCGATCATGGGCCCGAACGGTTCCGGCAAGAGCACGCTCTCGAACGTGCTCGTCGGCAAGCCCGGGTACGAGGTCACCCAGGGCGAGGTCTCGTTCCAGGGCGAGGACCTGATCGACATGGACCCGGAGATCCGGGCGCGCGCCGGCGTTTTCCTGGCCTTCCAGTACCCCGTCGAGATCCCCGGCGTCGCCAACAACTACTTCCTGCGCACGGCGGTCAACGCCGTTCGCGAACACCGCGGGCAGGACGAACTCGACGCGATCGACTTCCTGACGCTCCTCAAGGAGAAGATGAAGCTCGTCGAGATGCCCGACGACATGATGTCCCGGGCGATCAACGAGGGTTTCTCCGGCGGCGAGAAGAAGCGCAACGAGATCCTGCAGATGCTCCTGCTCGAGCCCTCGTTCTGCATCCTCGACGAGACGGACTCGGGCCTCGACATCGACGCGCTCCGGATCGTTGCCAACGGCGTCAACCAGATGCGCTCGCCCGACCGCGCGATGCTCCTGATCACCCACTACCAGCGGCTGCTCGACTACATCGTCCCGGACTACGTCCACGTCCTCTCGGGCGGGCGGATCGTCAAGTCCGGCGACAAGAGCCTCGCCCTCGAGCTCGAAGAGAAGGGCTACGGCTGGATCGAGCGCGTAGCGGAAGAGGGTGCTGCGTGA
- the sufD gene encoding Fe-S cluster assembly protein SufD has protein sequence MSAFVDSINRARAGLAERAADVPSPELASRLSSLRSDGLAAFDERGLPTRRDERWKGTHTTRLADLGFDRVGPADAFDDTTRDAILEDPRVVAFDADLLFVDGRIVRGSASRADLPAGVQILSLEEAATEIPEVVAAKLGALVDPKTDAIAALNAGLFEDAAVVTLAPNTRPGRVLRILSLATGASDEPTANFARLLVVAGTGSEGMIVFESASLGDAPGFTSVVSEFHVADDAKIVAAELQSASASRVQISQTRAALERDARFASHVLCLSEGFVRSEVEASMNAPGGLAGLYGLFLGRDQAHHDHFTTVEHAAAHCESDEEYRGVLTDRAAGVFRGRVLVRPDAQKTDARQSNPNLLLSEGASIDTKPQLEIYADDVKASHGSTIGRLDEEALFFLRARGIDEATARLLLTRGFAQTFVDGIADESARSLVTERLEEALAGLESGAGESTA, from the coding sequence ATGAGTGCCTTCGTCGACTCCATCAACCGAGCCCGCGCGGGGCTCGCCGAGCGAGCTGCGGACGTCCCCTCCCCGGAGCTGGCTTCCCGTCTCTCGAGCCTGCGGAGCGACGGTCTGGCCGCTTTCGACGAGCGCGGTCTCCCGACCCGCCGCGACGAGCGCTGGAAGGGGACCCACACGACGCGCCTCGCCGATCTCGGCTTCGATCGTGTCGGCCCCGCCGACGCGTTCGACGACACCACACGAGACGCGATCCTCGAAGACCCGCGCGTGGTCGCGTTCGACGCGGACCTGCTCTTCGTCGACGGCCGGATCGTTCGCGGGAGTGCGTCCCGTGCGGATCTCCCGGCCGGCGTGCAGATCCTCTCCCTCGAAGAGGCGGCGACCGAGATCCCCGAGGTCGTCGCCGCGAAGCTCGGTGCCCTGGTCGATCCGAAGACGGACGCGATCGCCGCATTGAACGCGGGACTCTTCGAGGACGCTGCGGTCGTGACCCTCGCGCCGAACACGCGACCCGGTCGCGTTCTTCGCATCCTCTCGCTCGCCACGGGAGCGTCCGACGAGCCGACCGCGAACTTCGCGCGCCTGCTCGTCGTCGCCGGTACGGGCAGCGAGGGCATGATCGTCTTCGAGAGCGCGAGTCTCGGCGACGCGCCCGGCTTCACGAGCGTCGTGTCCGAGTTCCACGTCGCCGACGACGCGAAGATCGTCGCCGCCGAGCTCCAGTCGGCGTCGGCGTCGCGCGTGCAGATCTCGCAGACCCGCGCGGCCCTCGAGCGCGATGCACGATTCGCCTCGCACGTGCTCTGCCTCTCCGAGGGGTTCGTGCGGAGCGAGGTCGAGGCCTCGATGAACGCACCGGGCGGCCTGGCGGGCTTGTACGGGCTCTTCCTCGGGCGAGACCAGGCGCATCACGACCACTTCACGACCGTGGAGCACGCGGCCGCCCATTGCGAGAGCGACGAAGAGTACCGGGGCGTGCTGACCGATCGCGCGGCGGGCGTCTTCCGCGGGCGCGTGCTCGTCCGACCGGACGCCCAGAAGACCGATGCGCGGCAGTCGAACCCGAACCTTCTTCTCTCGGAGGGCGCTTCGATCGATACGAAGCCGCAGCTCGAGATCTACGCGGACGACGTCAAGGCGAGCCACGGCTCGACGATCGGCCGGCTCGACGAGGAGGCGCTCTTCTTCCTCCGAGCTCGCGGGATCGACGAAGCGACGGCGCGCCTGCTCCTGACCCGGGGCTTCGCGCAGACCTTCGTCGACGGCATCGCCGACGAATCGGCCCGATCGCTCGTCACGGAGCGGCTCGAAGAGGCACTGGCCGGACTCGAGAGCGGGGCGGGGGAGTCGACGGCATGA